In Schistocerca nitens isolate TAMUIC-IGC-003100 chromosome 10, iqSchNite1.1, whole genome shotgun sequence, a single window of DNA contains:
- the LOC126210542 gene encoding uncharacterized protein LOC126210542 isoform X1, with protein sequence MPFSLSCAMIKLVLVVNAAGKVRLSKFYDPRPAEPQSQQRLTRGLHSRLAARQKHNCSFFDVSDLLGPDSTAVYRRYADLFVVFVADGAESPLATVDLIQEFVDAVDRCFGLACELDFVYHADQVHHILNEVLQGGLVLTVNSAEIAGHALEQQAAEDRQTRPLRAAAAQVLSSIQEFHVFHST encoded by the exons ATGCCGTTCTCGCTGTC GTGCGCCATGATAAAGCTGGTGCTGGTGGTGAACGCGGCCGGGAAGGTGCGGCTGAGCAAGTTCTACGACCCGCGGCCGGCCGAGCCCCAGTCGCAGCAGCGGCTCACCCGCGGCCTGCACTCGCGCCTCGCCGCGCGCCAGAAGCACAACTGCAGCTTCTTCGACGTCAGCGACCTGCTGGGCCCCGACTCCACGGCCGTCTACCGCCGCTACGCAGACCTGTTCGTCGTCTTCGTGGCCGACGGCGCCGAGTCGCCGCTCGCCACGGTGGACCTCATCCAGGAGTTCGTGGACGCCGTCGACCGCTGCTTCGGCCTGGCGTGTGAGCTGGACTTCGTGTACCACGCGGACCAGGTGCACCACATCCTCAACGAGGTGCTGCAGGGCGGCCTGGTGTTGACCGTAAACTCGGCAGAGATCGCCGGGCACGCGCTGGAGCAGCAGGCCGCAGAGGACCGCCAGACGAGGCCGCTGAGGGCGGCGGCCGCCCAGGTGCTCAGCTCCATACAGGAGTTCCACGTCTTCCACAGTACGTGA
- the LOC126210542 gene encoding uncharacterized protein LOC126210542 isoform X2 encodes MIKLVLVVNAAGKVRLSKFYDPRPAEPQSQQRLTRGLHSRLAARQKHNCSFFDVSDLLGPDSTAVYRRYADLFVVFVADGAESPLATVDLIQEFVDAVDRCFGLACELDFVYHADQVHHILNEVLQGGLVLTVNSAEIAGHALEQQAAEDRQTRPLRAAAAQVLSSIQEFHVFHST; translated from the coding sequence ATGATAAAGCTGGTGCTGGTGGTGAACGCGGCCGGGAAGGTGCGGCTGAGCAAGTTCTACGACCCGCGGCCGGCCGAGCCCCAGTCGCAGCAGCGGCTCACCCGCGGCCTGCACTCGCGCCTCGCCGCGCGCCAGAAGCACAACTGCAGCTTCTTCGACGTCAGCGACCTGCTGGGCCCCGACTCCACGGCCGTCTACCGCCGCTACGCAGACCTGTTCGTCGTCTTCGTGGCCGACGGCGCCGAGTCGCCGCTCGCCACGGTGGACCTCATCCAGGAGTTCGTGGACGCCGTCGACCGCTGCTTCGGCCTGGCGTGTGAGCTGGACTTCGTGTACCACGCGGACCAGGTGCACCACATCCTCAACGAGGTGCTGCAGGGCGGCCTGGTGTTGACCGTAAACTCGGCAGAGATCGCCGGGCACGCGCTGGAGCAGCAGGCCGCAGAGGACCGCCAGACGAGGCCGCTGAGGGCGGCGGCCGCCCAGGTGCTCAGCTCCATACAGGAGTTCCACGTCTTCCACAGTACGTGA